GGCAAGGGAACCGTGTTCCGCCGCTTCGGCGACAAGTCCGGGCTGGTCGTGGCGCTGCTCGACGAGCGGGAACGCGAACTCCAGGAAGCCGTGCTGTCCGGGCCACCACCGCTCGGCCCGGAGGCACCGGACAAGGAGCGGATGCTGGCCTTCCTCGGCGCCTACGTCGACTACCTGGCCGAACACCTCGAACTGATCCGGCTCTCGGAGACCGCCGCGCCGGGTGCCCGGTACCGCATCGGCGCCTACCACTTCTGGCACCGGCACCTGGCGATCCACTGCACCGGGGCAGCCGATCCCGACCACCTCGCGCACGCGCTGCTGGCCGTGGTCGACGCGGACCTCAACGCCGCGCTGCGCGAGGCGGGTTACAGCTGGGAACGACTGCGCGCAGGCGTCTGCGAGCTGGCCGAGCGCGTCCTGGCGTGAGCTGAGCGCCACGGCACGGTGCGACCCGGAGACATTTCGCGAGTCCGGGACCTACGCTGATCGCGTGACCGACTGGAACGGGGAACTGAATCACGCCCGATTGCACGTGGTCAGCGGCAAAGGCGGTACCGGGAAGACCACCGTCGCCGCCGCGCTCGCGCTCGCCCTCGCGACCGGCGGTCACAAGGTGCTGCTGATCGAGGTCGAGGGCCGCCAGGGCATCGCGCAGCTCTTCGACACCGCACCGCTGCCCTACTCCGAGGAGTGGATCGCCGCGGCGCCCGGGGGCGGCGAGCTCCGCGCGCTGGCCATCGACGCAGAGGCCGCGCTGCTGGAGTACCTGTCGATGTTCTACAACCTCGGTTTCGCCGGCCGCACGCTGCGCAAGATGGGCGCCATCGAGTTCGCCACCACCCTCGCGCCGGGCCTGCGCGACGTGCTGTTCACCGGGAAGATCAAGGAGTGCGTCGGCCGCACCGACGAGCACGGCCGCTACGTCTACGACGCGGTGGTCGTCGATGCGCCGCCGACCGGGCGGGTGGTCAAGTTCCTGGACGTCACCCGGGCGATGGCCGATCTGGCCAAGGTCGGCCCGATCCGCGACCACAGCGACGGCGTGGTGCGGCTGCTGCACTCCAGCAGCACCGTCGTGCACCTGGTGACGCTGCTGGAGGAGCTGCCGGTGCGGGAGACCCTGGACGCCGTGGCCGAGCTCGACGCCGCCGATCTGCGGCCCGGCGGCGTGCTGTGCAACCGGGTCCGCCCCAACCGGCTACCCGCCCACGCCGCCGCGGCCGCCGCACAAGGCCAGGTCGACGCCGAGCAGGTGCGCGCCGGGCTGGACGCCGCGGGCCTGCGCGTGGACGACGACGACCTCGACGGGCTGGTGCACGAGACGATCGAGCACGCGATCCGGGTGCGCGCCGAGGACAACGCCCGCAGGCAGCTCGGCGAGACCGACCTGCCGACCGTCGCACTGCCCGACCTGACCGCCGGGATCGACGTCGCCGAGCTCTACGAGCTGGCCGAGATACTCACCGAACACGGCATCCGGAGCCCCCGATGAGCGAACCGCTGCGTCCCGCGCAGGTCGACGTCGACGCCCTGCTGGACGATCCGAGCACCCACGTCATCGTCTGCTGCGGTTCCGGTGGTGTGGGCAAGACGACCACCGCCGCCGCGCTCGCCGTGCGCGCGGCCGAGCGCGGCCGCAAGACCGCGGTGCTCACCATCGACCCGGCGCGGCGGCTGGCCCAGGCGCTCGGGCTGCGGGAGCTCGGCAACCAGCCGAAGCAGGTGGTGGTGGAGGGCTTCGAACCGGCGGGCGACCTCAACGCGATGATGCTGGACATGCGCCGCACCTTCGACGACATGGTGCTCGCGCACGCCGGCCGGGAACGCGCCGAGCAGATCCTGAACAACCCCTTCTACCAGACCATCTCCACGTCCTTCTCCGGCACGCAGGAGTACATGGCGATGGAGAAGCTGGGGCAGCTGTCGGCCTCCGGGCAGTGGGACCTGATCGTGGTGGACACCCCGCCGAGCCGGTCCGCGCTGGACTTCCTGGACGCCCCGCAGCGGCTGTCCACCGTGCTGGACGGGCGGCTGATCAAGATGCTGTCCAGCCCGGCGCGGGTCGGCGGCAAGGGCCTGCGCAAGATCGTCGGGGCCGGGTTCGGGATCTTCGCCAAGGCCGTCTCGACGATCATCGGCGGGCAGCTGCTGGCCGACGCGGCGCGGTTCGTGCAGGCCTTCGACTCCACCTTCGGCGGGTTCCGGGAGCGCGCCGAGCAGACCTACCGGCTGCTGCGCTCGCCCGGCACGGCGTTCCTGGTGGTGGCCGCGCCCGAACCGGACGCGCTGCGGGAGGCCACCTACTTCGTGGAGCGGCTGGCCGGTGAGCAGATGCCGCTGGCCGGTCTGGTGGCCAACCGGACGCACCCGGTCTTCGCCGGGCTGGCCGGGGCGCGCGCGACCGCGGTCGCCGAGGAGATCGAGGCGAGCGGTTCGGATCCGATGGCCTCCGCCGCGCTCCGGGTGCACGCCGATCGGGTGGCGATCGCCGAACGGGAAAAGCGGTTGCTGGCCCGGTTCACCCGCGCTCACCCGGAAGTCGCATTGGTCGGAGTTCCCGCACTTCCGTCCGATGTGCACGATTTGGCGGGATTGCAGGAGATCGGCAGGCGACTGGCCGGTGAATAACGGGTAACGGGGCCGGACAATCCGCGATGGCGAATTGCCCGGCCCCGACCCGAATGGACTAGCTCACCTGGTACTCGTCGAAATCGACGTATTCCTGACGAGCCGCTTCAAGCAATTCCCGCCAGTTGCGGACGTCGGGCCGACGGCGCAGCAGCGCACGCCGCTCCCGCTCCGTCATTCCACCCCACACGCCAAATTCGATCTTGTTGTCGAGCGCCTCGCTGAGGCACTCGGTGCGGACCGGGCAGCCGAAGCAGACCATTCGCGCCTTGCGCTGCTCGGCTCCGCGGACGAACAATTGGTCCGGATTCTGGTCACGGCAAGCGGCGTTGACCCGCCAGTCCCCCTGCTCGAACATAGAGTTCCCCCAGCTCCTCACTGGATCGTCGGCGACCGTATTTCGTCCGGAGCCCCCCGGCACCGGATGCTGCGGCGTACGCTTCCCCGCAGCAGTGCTGTCGCTGGACGTAGACGGACTGTAGAGCCCCTCGGTTCCACAACCAACCAAGGGTTGTCGCTCCGTTATCTTTCGAACTCATCACATCGGGCGGATTTTGCCCGTGACACTCCGTCACGAACCGGTTCCGTTTTACGCTGGCGAAGTGCGTGTCCGGGACGGCCTGTTGAAGCTTTTCGGTCTGTGTGTGCTGGCTGGCGTACTGGTCGCCGGTTTGTTGTTCCCGGCGACGGGATCACTCGGCGTGGTCTCCAACCGGGCCAGCGATGCGGTGAACAGCATCTCGGCGGACCTGATGACCAAGGAACCTCCTCTTGTGACGACCGTCACAGATCGGGACGGTCGGCCGATCGCGTACCTGTTCGACCAGAACCGGACGCCGGCCGCTCCGGACCAGATCGCCGACACCATGAAGGCCGCCATCGTGGCCATCGAGGACCGGCGGTTCTTCGACCACCAGGGCGTCGACTGGGCGGGCACGGTGCGCGCCGCGGTGACCAACCAGGTGTCCGGCGAGATCGCCCAGGGCGGCTCCACCCTCACCCAGCAGTACGTGAAGAACTACCTGGTGCACGTGGTCGCCGGCGGTGACCCGGTCAAGCAGCACAAGGCCATCGAGCAGACCCCGGCCCGCAAGCTCCGCGAGATCCGGATCGCCCTGCAGCTGGAGAAGCAGCTGTCCAAGGAGGAGATCCTCACCCGCTACCTCAACGTGGTGCCCTACGGAAACCAGGCGTACGGCATCGCGGCCGCCTCGCGCACCTACTTCAACACCACGCCGGACCGGCTGACCATCGCGCAGGCGGCGCTGCTGGCGGGCATGGTCAACAGCCCCAGCGCGCTGAACCCGCAGAGCAACCCGGCCGAGGCGCTGGGTCGCCGCAACCTGGTGATCAAGGCGATGGAGGACCAGCGGCGGATCACCCCGGAGGCCGCCGAGGAGGCGCGCAACTCGCCGCTCGACCTGGCCCAGCCGCTGCGGGGCATCCCCAACGGCTGCATCGGCGCCGGGCCGTCCGACGGGTTCTTCTGCAAGTACGTCATCGACTACCTGGAGCGCGCCGGGTTCACCGAGGAGCAGCTCAAGACCGGCGGCTACACGATCCGCACCACGCTGGACAAGCGGGCCACCGACGCCGCCAAGGCGGCCGCCGAGAAGGGCGTGCCGAAGACGACCAAGGGCATCGCCAACGTCATGAGCGTGGTGGAACCCGGCAAGGAGAAGCACCGGGTGCGGGCGCTGGTGGCCAACCGGGACTTCGGCCTCGACGCCTCGCAGGGGCAGACCGCCTACGCGCTGCCCAGCGGAGTGATCAAGTTCGGCGCCGGGTCGATCTACAAGGTGTTCACCGCGGCCGCCGCGTTGGAGAAGGGGATGGGCATCTACAACACCATCCAGTCCCCGGGCTCCTACACCTCGTCGGTCTACAAGAACGGCACCGCGCCCTACACGGTGGGCAACGCCGAAGGCGTGCGACCGGGCCCGCGAACGCTGCAGATGGCCCTGGCGACCTCGCCGAACACCGCGTTCGTCGCGCTGCAGGAGCGCGCCGGGCTGGCGCAGACGGTGGACATGGCCGTGCGGCTCGGGATGCGGCAGACGCTGCAGAACTACACCGCGGCCGGTGATCCGGTGGCCGCCAGCGGCTCGAAGGTCTCGCAGGCCGACCACGTCAAGGAGCACAACATCGGCGCGTTCACCCTCGGGTACGCGCCGACCAGCCCGCTGGAGCTCAGCAACGTCGCCGCCACGATCATGAGCGGCGGCACCTGGTGCCCGCCGACGCCGATCGAGCAGATCCTGGACCGCAACGGCAACCCGGTGTCGATCACCGAAGACCCGTGCGAGCAGGCTGTCGACGAAGGCCTCGCGAACGCGATGGCGGTCGGCATGAGCAAGGACGACCAGCAGGGCGGCACCGCGGCCGCGGCGGCGTCCGCCGCGGGCTGGACCCGGCCGCTGGCGGCCAAGACCGGGACCACCGAGGCGCACCAGTCGGCCGGCTTCCTCGGCGCCACGCCGCAGTACGCCGGAGCGGTGCTGACCTTCAGCGACGGCACCTCGCCGCAGGGCATCTGCGACAGCGATCCGCCGCGGCTCTGCGGGGTCAACGGCGGAAACATCTACGGCGGCAAGGTGCCCGCGCGGACCTTCTTCGACGCGATGACCGTCATCCACGAGGGCGCACCGGTCGCGCAGCTGCCGCCGACGACCAAGCGCTACGAGACCGGCGGCGACGAGTTCCAGGTGCCCAACGTGGTCGGCCTGACCTCGCAGCGCGCCGGCGAGGAGCTGGCGAAGGCGGGCTACAAGGTCCAGGAGCGCTCGGTGAACAGCCCGCGCAAGCGGGGCACGGTGGTCAGCCAGACGCCGCGCGGCTTCGCGCTGCCGGGCGAGACCGTGACGCTCTCGGTGAGCACCGGCTACGTCCCGCCGCCCTCGCCGGAGCGGCCACCGCCCCAGCCGTCGCGGCCACCGGAGCAACCACCGGAACGGCCGCCGGAGACACCGGCTCCGCCGGGCATCCCGCCGGGCATCTTCCCACCGTGACCGACCAGTGCGGGCGCTTCCGATCCGGAGGCGCCCGCACTGCTGTTTTCCCTGCTCAGCGACCGTGAGTGTTTTGTGGCGCTATAGCCCCTCGAAGTACTCACGGCAGTTGACCAGCGGAAACGGAACGGCAGGGCGGAGCCGGGGACGGGGGCGCCGTGCGGGTTCCTAGACTCGGTGATGTGACGAACACGCAGGTGAGCACCAGGCGCGCGCGATCCCGGTACCGGCTGTTGGAGGTGCGGGCCGCGGAGCGGATCACCCCGCGGATGGTGCGGGTCGTGCTCGGCGGCGAGGAGCTCGCCGACTTCGTCAGCAACGGCAGCGACCAGCGGATCAAGCTGTGCCTGCCGCAGCCCGGCCAGCCGATGCCGCTGGGCCGCACCCGCGCCGAGGTCTTCGCGCTGCCCCGCGAGCAGCAGCCCCGGCAGCGCACCTACACCGTCCGCCGGTTCGACCCGCAGCGGCAGGAGCTGGCGATCGACTTCGTGGTGCACGACCACTACGGTCCGGGCAGCAGCTGGGCGACGCAGGCGGCGCCGGGCGACCAGATCGTCACGGTCGGCCCGAGCCCCGCGTACCAACCGCAGTCCGACGCGGCCCCGCTGGTGCTGGTCGGCGACGAAACGGCGCTGCCCGCGATGTCAGCGATCCTCGAGGAGCTGCCCGCCGAGGCAGAGGTCCAGGTCTTCGCCGAGGTCGCCGACAGCGCCGAGGAGCAGCAGATCGACTCGGCGGCCCGCGTCGAATGGCACTGGCTGCACCGCAACGGCACGCCGGCGGAGGACAGCACGCTGCTCGTCGACGCGGTGCGCGCCGCGGACCTCGGCCCGAACCCGCACGTGTGGATCGGCGCGGAAGCCGAGATCGTGCACGAGCTCCGCGAGCACTGCCAGCGCGAGCTGGGCCTCGAGCGCCGCCGCCTCTACGCCCTCGCCTACTGGCGCCGCAACACCGCAGGCGACTGAGAGCCCTTGCCCCAGAAGGTTTTTCGCGGTGAATCCGACACCACCAGACTGCGGGATCGGCGCGCACGGACGTCCACCCCGTCGACGCGTCGGCCACGACACGTCGACGGATCGGCGAGACTTCCGCAATTTCAATGGAAATTGGAGCTTCAACTTCAA
This portion of the Saccharopolyspora antimicrobica genome encodes:
- a CDS encoding TetR/AcrR family transcriptional regulator; the protein is MAEELHRIANRPPQERADAARNRQRVLTAAAGLFAEHGVDGVTMDAVAQAAGVGKGTVFRRFGDKSGLVVALLDERERELQEAVLSGPPPLGPEAPDKERMLAFLGAYVDYLAEHLELIRLSETAAPGARYRIGAYHFWHRHLAIHCTGAADPDHLAHALLAVVDADLNAALREAGYSWERLRAGVCELAERVLA
- a CDS encoding ArsA-related P-loop ATPase — encoded protein: MTDWNGELNHARLHVVSGKGGTGKTTVAAALALALATGGHKVLLIEVEGRQGIAQLFDTAPLPYSEEWIAAAPGGGELRALAIDAEAALLEYLSMFYNLGFAGRTLRKMGAIEFATTLAPGLRDVLFTGKIKECVGRTDEHGRYVYDAVVVDAPPTGRVVKFLDVTRAMADLAKVGPIRDHSDGVVRLLHSSSTVVHLVTLLEELPVRETLDAVAELDAADLRPGGVLCNRVRPNRLPAHAAAAAAQGQVDAEQVRAGLDAAGLRVDDDDLDGLVHETIEHAIRVRAEDNARRQLGETDLPTVALPDLTAGIDVAELYELAEILTEHGIRSPR
- a CDS encoding ArsA family ATPase encodes the protein MSEPLRPAQVDVDALLDDPSTHVIVCCGSGGVGKTTTAAALAVRAAERGRKTAVLTIDPARRLAQALGLRELGNQPKQVVVEGFEPAGDLNAMMLDMRRTFDDMVLAHAGRERAEQILNNPFYQTISTSFSGTQEYMAMEKLGQLSASGQWDLIVVDTPPSRSALDFLDAPQRLSTVLDGRLIKMLSSPARVGGKGLRKIVGAGFGIFAKAVSTIIGGQLLADAARFVQAFDSTFGGFRERAEQTYRLLRSPGTAFLVVAAPEPDALREATYFVERLAGEQMPLAGLVANRTHPVFAGLAGARATAVAEEIEASGSDPMASAALRVHADRVAIAEREKRLLARFTRAHPEVALVGVPALPSDVHDLAGLQEIGRRLAGE
- a CDS encoding WhiB family transcriptional regulator; its protein translation is MFEQGDWRVNAACRDQNPDQLFVRGAEQRKARMVCFGCPVRTECLSEALDNKIEFGVWGGMTERERRALLRRRPDVRNWRELLEAARQEYVDFDEYQVS
- a CDS encoding transglycosylase domain-containing protein → MRVRDGLLKLFGLCVLAGVLVAGLLFPATGSLGVVSNRASDAVNSISADLMTKEPPLVTTVTDRDGRPIAYLFDQNRTPAAPDQIADTMKAAIVAIEDRRFFDHQGVDWAGTVRAAVTNQVSGEIAQGGSTLTQQYVKNYLVHVVAGGDPVKQHKAIEQTPARKLREIRIALQLEKQLSKEEILTRYLNVVPYGNQAYGIAAASRTYFNTTPDRLTIAQAALLAGMVNSPSALNPQSNPAEALGRRNLVIKAMEDQRRITPEAAEEARNSPLDLAQPLRGIPNGCIGAGPSDGFFCKYVIDYLERAGFTEEQLKTGGYTIRTTLDKRATDAAKAAAEKGVPKTTKGIANVMSVVEPGKEKHRVRALVANRDFGLDASQGQTAYALPSGVIKFGAGSIYKVFTAAAALEKGMGIYNTIQSPGSYTSSVYKNGTAPYTVGNAEGVRPGPRTLQMALATSPNTAFVALQERAGLAQTVDMAVRLGMRQTLQNYTAAGDPVAASGSKVSQADHVKEHNIGAFTLGYAPTSPLELSNVAATIMSGGTWCPPTPIEQILDRNGNPVSITEDPCEQAVDEGLANAMAVGMSKDDQQGGTAAAAASAAGWTRPLAAKTGTTEAHQSAGFLGATPQYAGAVLTFSDGTSPQGICDSDPPRLCGVNGGNIYGGKVPARTFFDAMTVIHEGAPVAQLPPTTKRYETGGDEFQVPNVVGLTSQRAGEELAKAGYKVQERSVNSPRKRGTVVSQTPRGFALPGETVTLSVSTGYVPPPSPERPPPQPSRPPEQPPERPPETPAPPGIPPGIFPP
- a CDS encoding siderophore-interacting protein encodes the protein MTNTQVSTRRARSRYRLLEVRAAERITPRMVRVVLGGEELADFVSNGSDQRIKLCLPQPGQPMPLGRTRAEVFALPREQQPRQRTYTVRRFDPQRQELAIDFVVHDHYGPGSSWATQAAPGDQIVTVGPSPAYQPQSDAAPLVLVGDETALPAMSAILEELPAEAEVQVFAEVADSAEEQQIDSAARVEWHWLHRNGTPAEDSTLLVDAVRAADLGPNPHVWIGAEAEIVHELREHCQRELGLERRRLYALAYWRRNTAGD